From Kiloniellales bacterium, a single genomic window includes:
- a CDS encoding protein GlxC → MAELDLAEVGLRAVNQQLHALSRESNDLDWRLLNPLGRHSIAVGLDAPAKVTVEGHAGFYCGGMNKQAEIIIEGHAGPGVAENMMSGTVRVKGNASQSAGATGHGGLLVIEGDASSRCGISMKGIDIVVGGSVGHMSAFMAQLGTLVICGDAGEALGDSIYEAKLFVRGKVESLGADCIEKEMTPEHLETLGSLLERAGIDADPEDFRRYGSARKLYNFDVDHADAY, encoded by the coding sequence ATGGCGGAGCTCGATCTTGCCGAGGTCGGCCTGCGCGCGGTCAACCAGCAGCTTCATGCGCTTAGCCGTGAATCGAACGATCTGGATTGGCGCCTGCTCAATCCGCTCGGCCGCCATTCCATCGCCGTCGGGCTCGACGCACCGGCCAAGGTGACGGTCGAGGGCCACGCCGGCTTCTACTGCGGCGGCATGAACAAGCAGGCCGAAATAATCATTGAGGGTCATGCCGGCCCCGGCGTCGCCGAGAACATGATGTCCGGCACGGTGCGCGTGAAAGGCAACGCCAGCCAGTCGGCCGGTGCGACCGGCCACGGCGGTCTCTTGGTGATCGAAGGCGATGCCTCCTCGCGCTGCGGCATCTCCATGAAAGGGATCGACATCGTGGTTGGCGGTTCGGTCGGCCACATGTCGGCTTTCATGGCGCAGCTCGGCACTCTGGTGATCTGCGGCGATGCCGGCGAAGCGCTCGGCGACTCGATCTACGAAGCCAAGCTCTTCGTGCGCGGCAAGGTGGAGAGCCTGGGCGCCGACTGCATCGAGAAGGAGATGACGCCGGAGCACCTGGAGACCCTGGGCTCGCTGCTGGAGCGCGCCGGGATCGATGCCGATCCCGAGGACTTCCGCCGCTACGGCTCGGCCCGCAAGCTCTATAATTTCGACGTCGACCACGCAGATGCCTATTGA
- a CDS encoding PilZ domain-containing protein, which produces MGQSRAMFARHVTNITNGLDRRRRHRYPVIGPITVKFYSDGQCVTGRLEDVSLGGARARFEDHIELGDEVEIWHPSTGRFRALRRWSTARTLGISIDNLEAATHLCVQCLNQLLPKRKVVSSRS; this is translated from the coding sequence ATGGGCCAGTCTCGGGCCATGTTCGCTCGCCACGTCACCAACATCACCAACGGCCTCGACCGTCGCAGGCGGCACCGCTATCCGGTCATCGGCCCGATCACGGTGAAATTCTATTCCGACGGCCAGTGCGTGACCGGTCGTCTGGAGGACGTGTCCCTGGGCGGCGCCCGGGCCCGATTCGAGGATCACATCGAGCTCGGCGACGAGGTCGAGATCTGGCACCCCTCGACCGGCCGGTTCCGCGCCCTGCGCCGCTGGTCGACGGCGCGCACGCTGGGCATATCGATCGACAACCTGGAGGCCGCGACGCACCTCTGCGTTCAGTGCCTGAACCAGCTCCTGCCCAAGCGCAAGGTCGTCTCGAGCCGTTCCTGA
- a CDS encoding glutamine amidotransferase family protein, translated as MCGIVGFFTKNPEFESRLGEHLSSMLIEMSDRGPDSAGVAIYRDPAPKESVKLALFSADDAFPWKPLAKEMTKSLGHKADVEVRASHAIIVVHGDLDGVRAWLGEHHPELRVMSAGSTIEIYKEKGLPKDVVRRFALREITGTHALGHTRMATESAVTTQHSHPFSTGLDLCLVHNGSLSNHNRLRRRLERDGVEFQTDNDTEVAAGYLTWRLRQGASLDEALEAAIRDLDGFYTFAIGTKNGFAVLRDPIACKHAVLAETDDWVAMATEYRSIATLPGADKARIWEPVPARIYSWGRA; from the coding sequence ATGTGCGGTATCGTTGGGTTCTTCACCAAGAACCCGGAATTCGAATCGAGACTCGGCGAGCATCTCTCGTCCATGCTGATCGAGATGTCCGACCGGGGGCCGGACAGTGCCGGCGTGGCGATCTACCGCGATCCCGCGCCGAAGGAGAGCGTCAAGCTCGCGCTGTTCAGCGCGGACGACGCCTTCCCCTGGAAGCCTCTCGCCAAGGAAATGACCAAGAGCCTGGGGCACAAGGCCGATGTCGAGGTGCGCGCGAGCCACGCAATCATCGTGGTTCACGGTGATCTCGACGGCGTTAGGGCCTGGCTCGGGGAGCACCACCCGGAGCTCCGGGTCATGAGCGCCGGGAGCACGATCGAGATCTACAAGGAGAAGGGCCTGCCGAAGGACGTTGTGCGCCGCTTCGCGCTGCGCGAGATCACCGGCACCCACGCCCTCGGCCACACCCGCATGGCGACCGAGAGCGCCGTTACGACGCAGCACTCCCACCCCTTCTCGACCGGCCTAGACCTCTGCCTCGTGCACAACGGCTCGCTCAGCAACCATAACCGCCTGCGGCGGCGCCTGGAGCGGGACGGAGTGGAGTTCCAGACCGACAACGACACCGAGGTGGCGGCGGGCTACCTGACCTGGCGCCTGCGCCAGGGGGCCAGCCTGGACGAAGCGCTCGAGGCGGCGATCAGAGACCTCGACGGCTTCTATACTTTTGCCATCGGCACCAAGAACGGTTTTGCGGTGCTGCGCGACCCGATCGCCTGCAAGCACGCGGTCCTGGCCGAGACCGACGACTGGGTGGCGATGGCTACCGAGTACCGTTCGATCGCGACCTTGCCGGGCGCTGACAAGGCGCGGATCTGGGAACCGGTCCCGGCGCGGATCTACAGCTGGGGCCGGGCCTGA
- a CDS encoding MmgE/PrpD family protein produces the protein MAKSEASAVERIAAFVATVPQVRNRKILKRAERALFDTLGCIIYGISSPPAQAALRTVRPWGRGKALAFGTRDRLTPPGAALVNGTAAHAFDLDDYDLPGNSHPSAVVFPSVLAAIPDGEGAGLDLLDAYVVGLEVIMRLGEAVNMSHYTRGWHTTATLGSLGAAAACARVLGHDAARTAHALSFATSMGTGYVSQFGTMAKPLHAGLAAQNGLLAAHLAASGATGSTTVLDGPAGFATLMVDPGAADFDRTLGRLGKPWGIVEHGLAEKAYPCCGYLHRTIGAALSLKRDRGVAPEDVVSMTVSVPDFHLAILPYGVPQTVHEAMFSPAYCAAAALLQGHLGLDDFTDTAVARQAVRDLAALVTVEGRVPRDPALNLDPDDPDRVTVTLRDGREISAEMGHPLGSTVNPMSDEALDAKFMACVTKRFNQDRAEALRSAVSAMRENAPLSILLDSLTP, from the coding sequence GTGGCCAAGTCCGAGGCCTCGGCGGTCGAGCGGATCGCCGCCTTCGTCGCGACGGTGCCCCAGGTCCGCAATCGCAAGATACTCAAGCGCGCCGAGCGGGCGCTGTTCGATACGCTCGGCTGCATCATCTACGGCATCTCTTCGCCGCCGGCCCAGGCGGCGCTGCGCACCGTCAGACCCTGGGGCAGGGGGAAGGCGCTCGCCTTCGGCACGCGGGACCGTCTCACCCCGCCAGGCGCGGCGCTGGTCAATGGCACGGCGGCGCACGCCTTCGACCTGGACGACTACGACCTGCCCGGCAACAGCCATCCGAGCGCCGTGGTCTTTCCATCGGTCCTGGCCGCGATCCCGGACGGCGAGGGGGCCGGGCTCGACCTGCTCGACGCCTACGTTGTCGGCCTGGAGGTCATCATGCGTCTGGGCGAAGCGGTCAACATGAGCCACTACACCCGCGGCTGGCACACCACTGCGACCCTGGGCAGCCTCGGCGCCGCCGCCGCCTGCGCGCGCGTGCTCGGCCACGACGCCGCCCGGACGGCGCACGCGCTCTCCTTCGCCACCTCCATGGGCACGGGCTATGTCAGCCAGTTCGGCACCATGGCCAAGCCGCTGCACGCCGGGCTGGCCGCGCAGAACGGTTTATTGGCCGCCCATCTGGCCGCCTCGGGCGCCACCGGCTCGACCACCGTGCTCGACGGTCCCGCCGGGTTCGCCACCCTGATGGTCGATCCGGGCGCGGCCGATTTCGACCGGACGCTGGGCAGGCTCGGCAAGCCCTGGGGGATCGTCGAGCACGGCCTGGCCGAGAAGGCTTATCCCTGCTGCGGCTACCTGCACCGGACGATCGGGGCCGCCCTGTCGTTGAAGCGGGACCGCGGCGTCGCACCGGAAGACGTGGTGTCGATGACTGTTTCCGTGCCCGACTTCCATCTCGCGATCCTGCCCTACGGCGTGCCGCAAACGGTGCACGAGGCGATGTTCAGTCCCGCCTATTGCGCGGCGGCCGCCCTGTTGCAGGGGCACCTCGGGCTCGACGATTTCACCGACACGGCAGTGGCCCGGCAGGCGGTCCGCGACCTCGCGGCCCTGGTCACCGTCGAGGGCCGGGTGCCGCGAGATCCCGCTCTCAATCTCGATCCCGACGATCCCGACAGGGTTACGGTCACCCTGCGCGACGGCCGCGAGATCTCCGCCGAGATGGGCCACCCGCTCGGGTCGACAGTCAATCCCATGAGCGACGAGGCGCTCGACGCCAAGTTCATGGCCTGCGTCACCAAGCGCTTCAACCAGGACCGGGCGGAGGCGCTGCGCTCCGCCGTCTCGGCGATGCGGGAGAATGCGCCGCTCTCGATCCTGCTAGACAGCTTGACGCCCTAA
- the glnT gene encoding type III glutamate--ammonia ligase has protein sequence MPQDLAQAAKDRGIKYFLISFVDLFGVLRSKLVPARAIGDMQRDGAGFAGFAAWLDMTPAHPDMFAIPDSDSLIQLPWKPEVGWLAGDLWMDGREVEASPRIALKRQIAKAAEQGYRMKSGVECEYFLTTPDGLAISDPRDIQDKPCYDQSSLMRRYDVISQICDCMIELGWGPYQNDHEDANGQFEMNWEYDDCLLTADRHVFFKFMVKNIAEQHGLRATFMPKPFAHLTGNGCHAHVSIWDLEGRNNLFHDESDEVGLSNLAYSFLGGIMHSAQPLTALFNPTVNSYKRINAPRTVSGATWSPNTVTYAGNNRTHMIRIPDPGRFELRLMDGSANPYLLQAGVLMAGLDGTTNLRDPGKRHDIDMYAEPHKAKAAKKLPLNLLDALRLFHKDKVLRAGLGEELVDSYFKLKIEEWNSYCRSITQWERDHTLDC, from the coding sequence ATGCCCCAGGATCTCGCGCAGGCCGCCAAGGACCGCGGCATCAAATACTTTTTGATCAGCTTCGTCGATCTCTTCGGCGTACTGCGCTCCAAGCTGGTGCCGGCGCGCGCGATCGGTGACATGCAGCGCGACGGCGCCGGCTTCGCCGGTTTCGCTGCCTGGCTCGACATGACGCCGGCCCACCCGGACATGTTCGCGATTCCCGACTCCGACAGCCTGATCCAGCTGCCCTGGAAGCCCGAGGTCGGCTGGCTGGCCGGCGATCTCTGGATGGATGGCAGAGAGGTCGAGGCCTCGCCGCGCATCGCCCTGAAGCGGCAGATCGCCAAGGCGGCCGAGCAGGGCTACCGCATGAAGAGCGGCGTCGAGTGCGAGTACTTTCTGACCACGCCCGACGGCCTGGCGATATCGGATCCGCGCGACATTCAGGACAAGCCCTGCTACGACCAGTCCTCCCTGATGCGGCGCTACGACGTGATCAGCCAGATCTGCGACTGCATGATTGAACTCGGCTGGGGGCCCTATCAGAACGATCACGAGGACGCCAACGGCCAGTTCGAGATGAACTGGGAGTACGACGACTGCCTCTTGACGGCCGACCGTCACGTCTTTTTCAAGTTCATGGTCAAGAACATCGCCGAGCAGCACGGGCTGCGCGCGACCTTCATGCCTAAGCCCTTCGCGCACCTGACCGGGAACGGCTGCCACGCCCACGTCTCGATCTGGGACCTGGAAGGCAGGAACAACCTGTTCCATGACGAGAGCGACGAGGTCGGGCTGTCGAACCTGGCCTATTCCTTCCTCGGCGGCATCATGCACTCGGCTCAGCCGCTGACCGCGCTGTTCAATCCGACGGTGAACTCCTACAAGCGGATCAACGCGCCGCGCACCGTGTCGGGGGCGACCTGGTCGCCGAACACCGTCACCTACGCCGGCAACAACCGCACCCATATGATCCGCATCCCCGATCCTGGCCGTTTCGAGCTGCGCCTCATGGACGGCTCCGCCAACCCCTACCTGCTCCAGGCCGGCGTTCTCATGGCCGGGCTGGACGGCACGACGAACCTTCGCGATCCCGGCAAGCGTCACGACATCGACATGTACGCGGAGCCCCACAAGGCCAAGGCCGCCAAGAAGCTGCCGCTCAACCTGCTCGACGCCCTGCGCCTGTTCCACAAGGACAAGGTGCTTCGCGCCGGACTGGGCGAGGAACTGGTCGACTCCTACTTCAAGCTGAAGATCGAGGAGTGGAACTCCTACTGCCGGTCCATTACCCAGTGGGAACGGGACCACACATTGGACTGCTAG
- a CDS encoding FMN-binding glutamate synthase family protein, whose translation MDPDTPRTTPRKSALFDDYTLSEIRRAASTGIYDIRGGGSKRRLPHFDDLLFLGASMSRYPLEGYRERCDTGVVLGTRFAKTPLELKIPITIAGMSFGSLSGQAKEALGRGANAAGTSTTTGDGGMTPEERGHSKQLVYQYLPSRYGMNPDDLRKADAIEVVVGQGAKPGGGGMLLGQKISDRVAEMRTLPKGIDQRSACRHPDWTGPDDLEIKIQELREITNWEKPIYIKIGGARPYYDTALSVKAGADVVVVDGMQGGTAATQEVFIEHVGQPTLACVRPAVQALKDLDMHRRVQLIVSGGIRNGADVAKALALGADAVSIGTAALVALGDNDPHWEDEYRQLGTTAGAYDDWHEGRDPAGISTQDPELAKRLDPVRAGRRLANYLGVMTLEAQTIARACGKTHLHNLEPEDLVAVTVEAAAMAQVPLAGTDWIPGRGY comes from the coding sequence TTGGATCCTGACACGCCCCGCACGACACCGCGCAAGTCGGCTCTCTTCGACGACTACACCCTGTCCGAGATCCGACGCGCGGCCAGCACCGGAATCTATGACATCCGCGGCGGCGGATCGAAGCGCCGGCTGCCGCACTTCGACGATCTCCTGTTCCTCGGCGCCTCCATGTCGCGCTATCCGCTTGAGGGCTACCGCGAGCGCTGCGACACCGGTGTCGTGCTCGGTACGCGTTTCGCTAAGACTCCGCTGGAGCTGAAGATCCCCATCACCATCGCCGGCATGAGCTTCGGTTCGCTCTCGGGCCAGGCGAAGGAAGCGCTGGGCCGCGGCGCCAACGCCGCCGGCACCTCGACCACCACCGGCGACGGCGGCATGACGCCGGAGGAGCGCGGCCATTCCAAGCAGCTGGTTTATCAGTACCTGCCGTCGCGCTACGGCATGAACCCGGACGACCTGCGCAAGGCCGATGCCATCGAGGTGGTGGTGGGACAGGGCGCCAAGCCCGGCGGCGGCGGCATGCTGCTGGGCCAGAAGATCTCGGACCGGGTGGCGGAGATGCGCACCTTGCCAAAGGGCATCGACCAGCGTTCGGCCTGCCGCCACCCGGACTGGACCGGGCCCGACGATCTGGAGATCAAGATCCAGGAACTGCGCGAGATCACCAACTGGGAGAAGCCGATCTACATCAAGATCGGCGGCGCGCGGCCCTATTACGATACCGCGCTCTCGGTCAAGGCCGGCGCCGACGTGGTGGTGGTCGATGGTATGCAGGGCGGCACGGCGGCCACGCAGGAGGTCTTCATCGAGCACGTGGGTCAGCCGACCCTGGCTTGCGTCCGCCCGGCCGTGCAGGCGCTGAAGGATCTCGACATGCACCGCAGGGTGCAGCTCATCGTCTCGGGCGGTATCCGCAACGGTGCCGATGTCGCCAAGGCGCTGGCGCTCGGCGCCGATGCGGTCTCGATCGGCACGGCGGCGCTGGTCGCGCTGGGCGACAACGACCCGCATTGGGAGGATGAGTATCGGCAGCTCGGCACCACCGCCGGGGCTTACGACGACTGGCACGAAGGCCGCGATCCGGCCGGCATCAGTACCCAGGATCCCGAGCTCGCGAAGCGGCTCGACCCGGTGCGCGCCGGGCGGCGACTGGCCAACTATCTTGGCGTCATGACCCTGGAGGCGCAGACCATCGCACGCGCCTGCGGCAAGACTCATCTGCACAACCTGGAGCCGGAAGACCTGGTCGCGGTCACCGTCGAGGCCGCCGCCATGGCGCAGGTGCCGCTCGCGGGTACCGACTGGATACCGGGGCGCGGTTACTAG
- a CDS encoding ABC transporter ATP-binding protein, with translation MSEPAEQGLALAGIGKTFRQGERALEVLHDVHFKVGSGELVALVGPSGAGKSTLLHITGLLERPDAGEITIDGTACSQLSDGQRTELRRDAIGFVYQYHHLLPEFSAQENIVMPQMIAGVGRRQARERAADLLSRVGLSDRATHRPARLSGGEQQRVAIVRALANAPRLLLADEPTGNLDPHTADAVFEYLISLVRESRLAALVATHNLDLAARMDRVLRLEDGAVVDG, from the coding sequence ATGAGTGAACCCGCGGAGCAGGGACTGGCCCTCGCCGGAATCGGCAAGACCTTCCGGCAGGGGGAGCGGGCCCTGGAGGTGCTGCACGACGTTCACTTCAAGGTCGGCTCCGGTGAGCTGGTGGCATTGGTCGGTCCCTCGGGCGCCGGCAAGTCGACGCTGCTGCACATCACCGGCCTCCTGGAACGGCCCGACGCGGGCGAGATCACGATCGACGGAACGGCCTGCTCACAACTCTCCGACGGACAGCGCACCGAGCTGCGCCGCGACGCCATCGGCTTCGTCTATCAGTATCACCACCTCCTGCCCGAGTTCTCCGCGCAGGAGAACATCGTCATGCCACAGATGATCGCCGGCGTCGGGCGCCGCCAGGCGCGCGAACGCGCCGCGGACCTGCTATCGAGGGTCGGGCTGAGCGATCGGGCCACGCACCGCCCGGCCAGGCTGTCAGGCGGCGAGCAGCAGCGGGTGGCCATCGTGCGCGCCCTGGCCAACGCCCCGAGACTGCTCCTCGCCGACGAGCCGACAGGGAACCTGGACCCGCACACAGCGGACGCCGTCTTCGAGTATCTGATCAGCCTGGTTCGGGAAAGCCGCCTCGCGGCGCTGGTTGCCACTCACAACCTGGATCTCGCGGCCCGTATGGACCGGGTCCTGCGTCTGGAGGACGGCGCGGTCGTTGATGGCTAG
- a CDS encoding lipoprotein-releasing ABC transporter permease subunit: MIFGAFERLVALRYLGARRQEGFISVIAIFSLLGIALGVATLIIVMAVMNGFRQELMGRILGVNGHFTIYADAAPLTDYDAFADKLRGVPDVTGVLPQVQGHVMVTVEGRPSLGIVRGLALEDIRQRAIIADNIQSGSLEDFRGENAVMIGSRMARRLGLRVGDPITLVSPRGHQGPFGTMPRLKAFKVVGIFQVGMFEYDNSFIYMPLEAAQLYFRYPSGVNAVEVFFRNPDEIIDARRQLREVADPTLRIVDWQRANQSFFEAIQVERNVMFLILSLIILVAAFNILSGQYMLVKGKARDIAILRTMGASRGMILRVFFLSGALIGVVGTLAGFGLGVAFSANIETIRQVLQTLTNTTLFPAEIYFLSRLPAEIDPVEVVQVVAMALFWSFLAPLWPAWQAARLDPVEALRYE; this comes from the coding sequence ATGATTTTTGGTGCCTTCGAACGCCTGGTCGCGCTGCGCTATCTGGGCGCACGCCGCCAGGAAGGCTTCATCTCGGTGATCGCGATCTTCTCGCTTCTCGGCATCGCGCTCGGCGTCGCGACGCTGATCATCGTCATGGCGGTGATGAACGGTTTCCGCCAGGAGCTGATGGGCCGGATCCTGGGCGTCAACGGCCACTTCACGATCTATGCCGACGCGGCGCCACTCACGGACTACGACGCCTTCGCCGACAAGCTGCGCGGTGTGCCCGACGTGACCGGGGTCCTGCCGCAGGTGCAGGGCCACGTCATGGTGACGGTCGAGGGACGTCCATCGCTCGGGATCGTTCGGGGGCTGGCGCTCGAGGACATCAGACAGCGGGCGATCATCGCGGACAACATCCAGTCCGGCAGCCTCGAGGATTTCCGCGGCGAGAACGCGGTGATGATCGGCAGCCGCATGGCGCGGCGGCTCGGGCTTCGCGTCGGCGACCCGATCACGCTGGTCTCGCCGCGCGGACATCAGGGGCCCTTCGGAACCATGCCCAGGCTCAAGGCCTTCAAGGTCGTCGGGATTTTCCAGGTCGGCATGTTCGAATACGACAACAGCTTCATCTACATGCCGCTCGAGGCCGCGCAGCTATACTTCCGCTATCCAAGCGGCGTCAATGCCGTCGAGGTGTTCTTCCGGAATCCGGACGAGATCATCGACGCACGGCGCCAGCTTCGCGAGGTAGCCGATCCGACCCTGCGGATCGTCGACTGGCAACGGGCCAATCAGTCCTTCTTCGAGGCGATCCAGGTCGAACGCAACGTCATGTTCCTGATCCTCTCGCTGATCATCCTGGTCGCGGCCTTCAACATCCTGTCCGGCCAGTACATGCTGGTGAAAGGCAAGGCACGCGACATCGCCATCCTGCGCACCATGGGCGCCAGCCGGGGCATGATCCTGCGCGTGTTCTTCCTGAGCGGCGCCCTGATCGGCGTGGTCGGGACGCTCGCCGGCTTCGGTCTCGGCGTCGCCTTTTCCGCCAACATCGAAACGATCCGACAGGTCCTGCAGACCCTCACCAACACCACCCTGTTCCCGGCGGAGATCTATTTCCTGTCGCGCTTGCCGGCCGAGATCGATCCGGTCGAGGTCGTGCAGGTTGTCGCCATGGCGCTCTTCTGGTCGTTCCTGGCGCCGCTATGGCCGGCCTGGCAGGCGGCCCGGCTCGATCCGGTGGAAGCCCTGCGCTATGAGTGA
- a CDS encoding proline--tRNA ligase encodes MRRSAFFMPTLKEKPAEAEIVSHVLMLRAGMVRQASAGIYSWLPLGFRVLKNIERIVREEQDAAGAQEVLMPTIQAADLWKQSGRYDDYGKEMLRIEDRHGREMLYGPTNEELITDIFRHAAKSYRDLPKMLYHIQWKFRDEVRPRFGVMRGREFLMKDGYSFDLDFEGAKKSYNKMFVAYLRTFARMGLKAIPMEAETGPIGGDLSHEFIILADTGETEVFCHADLLDYDVLAESIDFDGDLSPIVDYWTKYYARTDDMHDQAAYEAAVPEDRRVRRRGIEVGHIFYFGDKYSQPLGAEVTTADDRQVAVHSGSYGVGVSRLVGGIIEASHDEHGIIWPEAVAPFRVGLINLKVDDAACSGAAEDLYGKLMNAGVEVLYDDTEERGGAKFAEMDLIGLPWQLVVGPRGLKNGVVELKERRSGERQELSPEAALAKLAS; translated from the coding sequence ATGCGCCGCTCCGCCTTCTTCATGCCGACGCTCAAGGAAAAGCCCGCGGAGGCGGAGATCGTTTCCCACGTTCTCATGCTGCGCGCCGGCATGGTCCGACAGGCCAGCGCCGGGATCTACTCCTGGCTGCCCCTCGGCTTCCGGGTGCTCAAGAACATCGAGCGAATCGTACGCGAGGAGCAGGACGCGGCCGGGGCCCAGGAAGTACTGATGCCGACCATCCAGGCGGCCGACCTGTGGAAGCAGTCGGGCCGCTACGATGACTACGGCAAGGAGATGCTGCGCATCGAGGACCGCCACGGCCGCGAGATGCTCTACGGGCCGACCAACGAGGAACTGATCACCGACATCTTCCGCCACGCGGCGAAGAGCTACCGCGATCTGCCCAAGATGCTCTACCACATCCAGTGGAAGTTCCGCGACGAGGTGCGGCCCCGATTCGGCGTCATGCGCGGGCGCGAGTTCCTGATGAAGGACGGCTATTCCTTCGACCTTGATTTCGAAGGCGCCAAAAAGTCTTACAACAAGATGTTCGTAGCCTACTTGAGGACTTTCGCGCGCATGGGGCTGAAGGCGATCCCCATGGAGGCGGAGACCGGTCCGATCGGCGGTGACCTCAGCCACGAGTTCATCATCCTCGCCGACACGGGTGAGACCGAGGTCTTCTGCCACGCCGACCTGCTGGACTACGACGTGCTGGCTGAATCCATCGACTTCGACGGCGATCTCTCGCCCATCGTCGATTACTGGACCAAGTACTACGCCCGTACCGACGACATGCACGATCAGGCGGCCTACGAGGCGGCGGTGCCCGAGGACCGGCGCGTCCGGCGGCGCGGCATCGAGGTCGGCCACATCTTCTACTTCGGCGACAAGTACTCCCAGCCGCTCGGCGCCGAAGTGACCACCGCGGACGACCGGCAGGTGGCGGTGCACAGCGGCTCCTACGGGGTCGGCGTCTCGCGCCTGGTCGGCGGCATCATCGAGGCCAGTCACGACGAGCACGGAATCATCTGGCCCGAGGCCGTGGCGCCTTTCAGGGTCGGCCTGATCAACTTAAAGGTCGACGATGCGGCCTGCTCGGGCGCGGCGGAGGATCTCTACGGCAAGCTGATGAACGCGGGCGTCGAGGTGCTCTACGACGATACCGAGGAGCGGGGCGGCGCGAAGTTTGCCGAGATGGACCTGATCGGCCTGCCCTGGCAGCTCGTCGTCGGACCGCGCGGGCTGAAGAACGGCGTGGTCGAATTGAAAGAGCGGCGCAGCGGCGAGCGGCAGGAACTGTCGCCCGAGGCGGCCCTCGCAAAGCTCGCGTCCTAG